A window of Nocardia fluminea contains these coding sequences:
- a CDS encoding ABC transporter ATP-binding protein — protein MTAHLTTEGLTLGYGDTAIVTDATVDFPTGAITVIVGRNGCGKSTLLRGLARLITPTAGAVLLDGTDIAPQPARTVARRVGMLPQQPVAPDSITVGELVGRGRHPHQRWFRQWSAQDAEAVRKALVATDTLELIDRSVDQLSGGQKQRVWIALALAQDPEVMLLDEPTTFLDLAHQLDVLDVLRNLLPRTIIVVLHDLNLAARYADHLVAVQDGRVVAQGSPAEIVRPELVSEVFGIDCTVIEDPMTGTPLVIPAPRTVRTA, from the coding sequence ATGACCGCCCACCTGACCACCGAGGGACTCACCCTCGGCTACGGCGACACCGCGATCGTCACCGACGCCACCGTCGACTTCCCGACCGGTGCGATCACCGTCATCGTCGGGCGCAACGGCTGCGGCAAATCGACCCTGCTGCGCGGCCTCGCCCGGCTGATCACACCCACGGCGGGGGCGGTCCTGCTCGACGGCACCGATATCGCACCGCAGCCCGCGCGCACGGTCGCCCGGCGGGTCGGCATGTTGCCGCAACAACCCGTCGCTCCCGACAGCATCACCGTGGGGGAACTCGTCGGCCGCGGCCGACATCCGCACCAACGCTGGTTCCGTCAGTGGTCGGCGCAGGACGCGGAAGCCGTGCGAAAAGCGCTGGTGGCCACCGACACTCTCGAGTTGATCGACCGATCGGTGGATCAACTCTCCGGCGGTCAGAAGCAACGGGTGTGGATCGCGCTCGCGTTGGCGCAGGACCCCGAGGTGATGCTGCTCGACGAACCGACGACCTTTCTCGACCTGGCGCACCAACTAGACGTCCTCGATGTCCTGCGGAACCTGTTGCCGCGCACGATCATCGTGGTCCTACACGATCTCAACCTCGCCGCCCGGTACGCCGACCATCTCGTCGCCGTGCAGGACGGCCGCGTGGTCGCACAGGGTTCACCCGCCGAGATCGTGCGCCCCGAGTTGGTGTCGGAAGTCTTCGGCATCGACTGCACGGTGATCGAGGATCCGATGACGGGCACACCGCTGGTGATTCCGGCTCCGCGAACAGTGCGCACCGCATGA
- a CDS encoding FecCD family ABC transporter permease, with translation MTRAEHDVLPSGTLLLRTPDRRIVFRLGKRSAILTVLIMATAVAVAAWSLTIGYYPLTIADVVRVLGGGGTLIEYDVVVADRLPRVLTGLCVGAAFAISGAILQRIATNPLVSPEIIGINAGASLGALVVSVLLGGAGIGLVGGAVIGAGVAMALIVVVATKDGFDGYRLVLVGIGVTAMLSSAIAFILTIADNYQAHTAATWLTGSLANREWSHVGFAAAALVVIVPPLIVLARSLPLLEMGDELANSLAGRRGPHRLTLIVVAAAAATLATAAAGPISFVALVAPQIARRLLAERGAGLAPAAATGALLVVTADLAARRLFPAELPVGVVTAILGAPVLVYLLARATRIGHAG, from the coding sequence GTGACGCGCGCCGAGCACGACGTGCTGCCCAGCGGCACCCTGCTGTTGCGAACACCCGACCGGCGCATCGTCTTTCGCCTCGGGAAACGGTCCGCGATCCTGACCGTGCTGATCATGGCGACCGCGGTGGCGGTGGCGGCGTGGTCCCTCACGATCGGCTACTACCCGCTCACGATCGCTGACGTGGTGCGGGTCCTCGGTGGCGGTGGCACGCTCATCGAGTACGACGTGGTGGTGGCCGATCGGTTGCCGCGCGTGCTCACCGGGTTGTGTGTCGGCGCGGCTTTTGCGATCTCGGGGGCGATCCTGCAACGGATAGCGACCAATCCACTGGTGAGCCCCGAGATCATCGGCATCAACGCGGGCGCCTCACTGGGCGCGCTGGTGGTGAGTGTGTTGCTGGGTGGCGCCGGGATAGGGCTGGTCGGTGGTGCGGTGATCGGCGCGGGGGTGGCCATGGCGCTGATCGTGGTCGTGGCCACCAAGGACGGTTTCGACGGCTACCGACTCGTGCTGGTCGGCATCGGCGTCACGGCGATGCTGTCCTCGGCCATCGCGTTCATCCTGACCATCGCCGACAACTACCAGGCACACACCGCGGCCACGTGGCTCACGGGCAGCCTGGCCAACCGTGAGTGGAGCCACGTCGGGTTCGCCGCGGCGGCGCTGGTGGTGATCGTGCCGCCGCTGATCGTGCTCGCCCGCTCGTTGCCGCTGCTGGAAATGGGTGACGAACTGGCGAATTCGCTGGCTGGGCGGCGCGGACCGCACCGCCTCACGCTGATCGTGGTCGCGGCCGCCGCGGCGACCCTGGCGACGGCCGCGGCCGGCCCGATCAGTTTCGTCGCCTTGGTGGCGCCGCAGATCGCGCGCCGCCTGCTGGCCGAACGCGGGGCCGGGCTCGCGCCCGCGGCCGCCACCGGGGCATTGCTGGTGGTCACCGCCGACCTGGCTGCTCGGCGGCTGTTCCCGGCGGAACTCCCGGTCGGGGTGGTCACCGCCATCCTCGGCGCTCCCGTTCTCGTCTACCTCCTCGCCCGCGCAACCCGGATCGGACACGCTGGATGA
- a CDS encoding FecCD family ABC transporter permease produces MRRTARGTGPILAGAALVAVCVASILIGSHPLTLDQAAAAFTDFQGTDTDRVVRYIRLPRTVAGLLAGIALALAGAVMQGLTRNPLAGPGLLGVNAGASLAIVIAMGAFGLTATSGFIWFGFLGAAVAAAFVYALGSLGFGGATPVKLALAGAACTALWGSITTAITLLDRTLFDNFRFWVVGSLARADIESVWATAPFIAVGVLLAVVVARPLNAVAIGDDMARTLGTRLAATRATGAASVVLLAGSAVAIAGPIAFLGLVIPHIARFFAGHDYRWILLWCALLGPTLLLVADILGRMLARPQEIQVGIITAFAGSPFFLYLVRNRKVATL; encoded by the coding sequence GTGAGGCGCACCGCTCGCGGCACCGGTCCGATCCTGGCCGGCGCCGCGCTGGTGGCTGTCTGCGTCGCGTCCATCCTGATCGGCTCGCACCCGCTCACCCTCGATCAGGCCGCGGCCGCGTTCACCGATTTCCAGGGGACCGACACCGACCGCGTCGTGCGCTACATCCGGCTGCCCAGAACTGTCGCAGGCCTCCTCGCCGGTATCGCCTTGGCGCTGGCGGGTGCGGTGATGCAGGGGCTCACCCGCAACCCACTTGCCGGTCCGGGCCTGCTCGGCGTCAACGCGGGCGCGTCGCTGGCGATCGTGATCGCCATGGGCGCGTTCGGCCTCACGGCGACAAGCGGATTCATCTGGTTCGGTTTCCTCGGTGCGGCGGTCGCCGCCGCGTTCGTCTACGCGCTGGGATCGTTGGGGTTCGGTGGCGCGACTCCGGTGAAACTGGCGCTCGCGGGCGCTGCCTGCACCGCACTGTGGGGGTCGATCACCACGGCGATCACCCTGCTCGACCGGACCCTGTTCGACAACTTCCGGTTCTGGGTGGTCGGCTCGCTGGCTCGCGCGGACATCGAATCGGTCTGGGCGACAGCACCGTTCATTGCCGTCGGGGTGTTGCTGGCGGTAGTGGTGGCGCGGCCGTTGAACGCGGTCGCCATCGGTGACGACATGGCGCGCACGCTCGGCACCCGACTGGCCGCGACACGCGCGACCGGCGCGGCGAGTGTGGTGCTGCTGGCGGGCTCGGCGGTGGCCATCGCCGGGCCGATCGCCTTCCTCGGTTTGGTGATTCCGCACATCGCCCGATTCTTCGCCGGACACGACTACCGGTGGATTCTGCTCTGGTGTGCGCTGCTGGGTCCGACGTTGCTGTTGGTGGCCGACATCCTCGGACGGATGCTGGCGCGTCCACAGGAAATCCAGGTCGGCATCATCACCGCCTTCGCGGGCTCGCCGTTCTTTCTCTATCTCGTGCGCAATCGAAAGGTGGCCACACTGTGA
- a CDS encoding ABC transporter substrate-binding protein gives MTRSVFARLRSGALLACTIVVTGCGVQPLSDAAGAAVVTRVNCGIDVAVDGPPRRIYAAYQPSIEIAHALGVTDRLVGTAFLDSAVLDEYADAQARAPYVEKLPSRDELLAQRPDFVMSGFNGVFASSAQNSVGTRASLHELGVRTWVLSPLCPSADGLADEAIDPDTVRFDNVYADLRDLGALWGTSERAEEVVTQLSSRIDAVRAKVGSAAKPRVAVVTPKDDGSYTVAGGLDFITQIIEAAGGVNAFADLTTKRNVPVGAEELIARDPDIILTSLCCKATYTRADGRPQVDKIVGNPAFANLAAVRNATVHPFLFADRAAGVRIAHATELVATLIHPELFGR, from the coding sequence TTGACTCGCTCTGTTTTCGCGCGCCTACGTTCCGGCGCGTTGCTCGCCTGCACGATCGTCGTCACCGGTTGCGGCGTGCAACCACTCTCCGACGCGGCCGGCGCAGCTGTTGTCACTCGCGTGAACTGTGGGATCGACGTCGCCGTCGACGGCCCACCGCGGCGGATCTACGCGGCGTATCAGCCCTCGATCGAGATCGCGCACGCACTCGGTGTCACCGACCGGCTGGTGGGGACGGCATTCCTGGACTCCGCCGTGCTCGACGAGTATGCCGACGCGCAGGCGCGCGCACCGTACGTCGAGAAGCTGCCGAGTCGCGACGAACTGCTCGCCCAGCGACCCGACTTCGTCATGTCGGGTTTCAACGGAGTGTTCGCCTCCTCGGCGCAGAACAGCGTCGGAACCAGGGCAAGCCTGCACGAGTTGGGGGTGCGCACCTGGGTACTGAGTCCGCTGTGCCCGAGCGCCGACGGCCTCGCCGACGAAGCGATCGACCCCGATACCGTGCGCTTCGACAACGTGTACGCCGACCTGCGCGACCTCGGCGCTCTATGGGGTACCTCCGAGCGCGCCGAAGAGGTTGTCACGCAGCTGAGTTCGCGCATCGACGCAGTCCGGGCGAAGGTCGGCAGCGCCGCGAAGCCGAGGGTCGCGGTCGTCACTCCGAAAGACGACGGCTCCTACACCGTGGCAGGCGGCCTCGACTTCATCACCCAGATCATCGAGGCCGCCGGTGGAGTGAATGCCTTCGCCGATCTCACCACCAAGCGCAATGTGCCCGTCGGCGCGGAAGAGCTCATCGCCCGCGACCCCGACATCATCCTGACCAGCCTGTGCTGCAAGGCGACCTACACGCGCGCGGACGGCAGGCCCCAGGTCGACAAGATCGTCGGAAACCCGGCGTTCGCGAATCTGGCGGCCGTGCGGAACGCGACGGTGCATCCGTTCCTGTTCGCCGACCGGGCGGCCGGGGTGCGGATCGCGCACGCGACCGAACTGGTCGCCACATTGATCCATCCCGAGCTGTTCGGGCGGTGA
- a CDS encoding MarR family winged helix-turn-helix transcriptional regulator, translated as MSVSELFDDPRFTISGLLFEAHNGLVAKLAPTWKAHGLSGLDLNALLRLSRSPGCRLRMSDLATQTELSTSGVTRLVDRLATAGLVERQLDPADRRSAYAALTDAGIRRLEEVLPDYLDALEQWLTGQLTPTQLDGLTTGLRVIRDATNPAATALSDRS; from the coding sequence ATGTCCGTGAGCGAGCTGTTCGACGATCCCCGCTTCACCATTTCCGGTCTGCTCTTCGAGGCGCACAACGGCCTCGTCGCCAAGCTCGCGCCGACCTGGAAAGCGCACGGCCTGTCCGGCCTGGACCTCAATGCTCTACTGAGACTGAGTCGTTCGCCGGGATGCCGTCTGCGGATGTCGGATCTGGCCACCCAAACCGAGCTCTCGACCAGTGGCGTCACCCGACTGGTCGACCGGCTGGCCACCGCGGGTCTGGTCGAACGTCAACTCGACCCGGCCGACCGGCGCAGCGCCTACGCGGCGTTGACCGATGCGGGCATCCGCCGCCTCGAAGAAGTCCTGCCCGACTATCTCGACGCCCTCGAACAGTGGCTCACCGGTCAGCTGACCCCCACTCAACTCGACGGTTTGACCACCGGCCTGCGCGTGATCCGCGATGCCACCAACCCGGCGGCCACCGCCCTGTCCGACCGGTCGTGA
- a CDS encoding GDSL-type esterase/lipase family protein has protein sequence MQNTTWVAGFRTGVINPNEQIKLAESREFTDETVRHVVHMAGGGTAVRVRLTNRYGAAPLRVGAARLAQRKTGSAIGTDREITFDGAADVVIDAGADLVSDPVDLAVVAGEDLLLSLYIPESTGLATFSHQPGEIAYIVTGDHTADVELSDAQEVPFRFFITGIDVLATEPPPVAVAFGDSWFEGFGTAQSANRRSVDALNARLTQGWVVNNGISGNRLTAEQIGESGSSRFDSDALRVPGVTDILVNFGINDLILGAMGGQPSATTEELIAGFTDLAERAHAAGLRIHAATIGPYAGCVYPGMPLLETQPTRHAVNEWLRTTDTFDSIFDVDRAVSDPQRPDYIRPEFDSGDGMHLNDAGAAAMAATVDLTALFR, from the coding sequence ATGCAGAACACCACGTGGGTAGCCGGCTTCCGGACCGGTGTCATCAACCCGAACGAGCAGATCAAACTCGCCGAATCACGGGAGTTCACTGACGAGACCGTGCGCCACGTCGTGCACATGGCAGGCGGTGGTACGGCGGTGCGCGTGCGGTTGACCAACCGCTACGGTGCCGCGCCGCTGCGGGTCGGTGCCGCCCGGCTCGCTCAGCGCAAGACCGGCTCGGCGATCGGCACCGATCGCGAGATCACCTTCGATGGCGCGGCGGACGTCGTCATCGATGCGGGTGCCGACCTCGTGAGCGATCCGGTCGATCTGGCAGTCGTCGCGGGCGAAGATCTGCTGCTCAGCCTGTACATCCCGGAGTCGACCGGCCTTGCCACCTTCTCCCACCAACCCGGCGAGATCGCCTACATCGTCACCGGCGACCACACCGCGGACGTGGAACTCAGTGATGCGCAAGAGGTTCCGTTCCGATTCTTCATCACCGGGATCGACGTGCTGGCCACCGAACCGCCACCGGTCGCCGTCGCGTTCGGCGACTCCTGGTTCGAGGGCTTCGGTACGGCACAGAGCGCCAATCGCCGTTCGGTCGATGCTCTCAACGCCCGTCTCACTCAGGGCTGGGTGGTCAACAACGGGATCTCCGGCAACCGCCTCACCGCCGAGCAGATCGGCGAATCCGGTTCGAGTCGTTTCGACTCCGACGCGTTGCGAGTCCCCGGCGTCACCGACATCCTCGTCAATTTCGGTATCAACGACCTCATCCTCGGTGCGATGGGCGGCCAGCCGTCCGCGACCACCGAGGAATTGATCGCCGGTTTCACCGACCTGGCCGAGCGCGCCCACGCCGCCGGTCTGCGCATCCACGCCGCCACCATCGGCCCTTATGCCGGCTGCGTCTACCCCGGCATGCCCCTGCTGGAAACCCAGCCCACCCGCCACGCCGTCAACGAATGGCTGCGCACCACCGATACTTTCGACTCGATCTTCGACGTCGATCGCGCCGTGTCCGACCCGCAGCGCCCCGACTACATCCGTCCCGAGTTCGACAGTGGCGACGGGATGCACCTCAACGACGCGGGCGCTGCGGCCATGGCGGCCACCGTCGATCTCACCGCCCTCTTCCGCTGA
- a CDS encoding acetoacetate--CoA ligase, translated as MSAVAAAPQWVPDENDIGRARITDFARFVAERHAVAVPDYHALWQWSVEDLDGFWGSLWDYFELGDRPGPVLASSQMPGARWFPEVRLNYVDQVIRRARPDRPAIVSVTEDGSISELSWDELLDQVAAFAQTLRGFGVRAGDRVAGYLPNIPEAVIAFLATASIGAVWSACGQDYSAKAALDRLGQLEPVVLVTCGGYRYAGKQHRRTDEIAELRAGLPTLVATVVVSEENISGTLNWADVTAGGDRRTLSTVEVGFDHPLWVLYSSGTTGLPKGIVHGHGGVLLEHVKAMALQSDIGAEDTFLWYTSPSWMMWNFQVAGLLVGASIVCYAGSPSHPSPDALWDIAARVGVSVLGTSPGYVLSCAKAGVVPEREHDLTRLRLIGVTGSALPPSSSIWLSDNVGAHIPVASISGGTDVVSAFVGGAPTVPVWPGELSAPYLGVALEAWNEQGDPVRGEVGELVITEPMPSMPVGFWNDPDGSRYRAAYFGTFPDVWRHGDWITRTEHGSVVVHGRSDSTLNRHGIRMGSADIYQAVEQLPEIADALVIGAEQPDGGYWMPLFVVLAEGTTLTDDLTARIRAIIRTRTSPRHVPDEIIPAPGIPRTRTGKKLEVPIKKILQGADPTTVVDPSAVDHPGLLAWYARFA; from the coding sequence ATGAGCGCAGTGGCAGCGGCACCACAGTGGGTGCCGGACGAGAACGACATCGGCCGGGCTCGGATCACCGACTTCGCGCGGTTCGTGGCCGAGCGGCACGCCGTCGCGGTACCCGACTACCACGCGTTGTGGCAGTGGTCGGTCGAGGATCTGGACGGATTCTGGGGTTCGCTGTGGGACTACTTCGAACTCGGTGACCGCCCCGGTCCGGTGCTGGCCTCCTCGCAGATGCCGGGGGCACGATGGTTTCCCGAGGTTCGGCTGAACTATGTCGACCAGGTGATCCGCCGAGCCCGCCCCGATCGGCCCGCGATCGTGTCGGTGACCGAGGACGGGTCGATCAGCGAGTTGTCATGGGACGAGCTGCTCGACCAGGTGGCGGCGTTCGCGCAGACGCTGCGCGGCTTCGGTGTTCGGGCCGGGGACCGGGTCGCCGGTTACCTGCCCAACATCCCCGAGGCGGTGATCGCCTTTCTTGCGACCGCGAGCATCGGCGCGGTGTGGAGCGCGTGCGGGCAGGACTATTCGGCGAAGGCGGCGCTGGACCGGCTCGGGCAGCTGGAGCCGGTGGTGCTGGTGACGTGTGGCGGTTACCGCTACGCAGGCAAGCAGCACCGGCGAACCGATGAGATCGCCGAACTGCGCGCCGGTCTGCCCACGCTGGTGGCGACCGTCGTGGTGTCCGAGGAGAACATTTCCGGAACGCTGAACTGGGCGGATGTCACTGCTGGTGGCGATCGGCGTACGCTCTCGACGGTCGAGGTGGGCTTCGATCACCCGCTGTGGGTGCTGTACTCGTCGGGCACGACAGGTCTGCCCAAAGGCATCGTCCACGGTCACGGCGGAGTGCTCCTCGAGCATGTGAAAGCGATGGCGCTGCAGTCGGACATCGGTGCCGAGGACACGTTCCTCTGGTACACCAGTCCGAGCTGGATGATGTGGAATTTCCAGGTCGCCGGCCTGCTGGTCGGCGCGAGCATCGTCTGCTACGCGGGTAGTCCGAGCCATCCGTCCCCGGATGCACTGTGGGACATCGCCGCGCGGGTAGGCGTGAGCGTTCTCGGCACCAGCCCCGGCTATGTGCTGTCCTGCGCGAAGGCAGGTGTGGTGCCCGAGCGGGAACACGACCTGACGAGACTGCGCCTGATCGGTGTCACCGGGTCAGCGCTTCCCCCGTCGTCGTCGATCTGGTTGAGCGACAACGTCGGTGCGCACATCCCGGTCGCGTCGATCAGCGGCGGCACCGATGTCGTCTCGGCGTTCGTGGGCGGCGCGCCCACCGTGCCGGTGTGGCCGGGAGAGCTGTCCGCCCCCTACTTGGGCGTGGCCCTGGAAGCCTGGAACGAGCAGGGCGACCCGGTGCGCGGTGAGGTCGGCGAACTCGTCATCACCGAGCCCATGCCGTCCATGCCCGTCGGCTTCTGGAACGATCCGGACGGATCTCGCTACCGCGCAGCCTATTTCGGCACTTTCCCCGATGTGTGGCGCCACGGTGACTGGATCACCCGCACCGAACACGGCAGCGTCGTCGTCCACGGCCGTTCCGACTCCACCCTCAACCGTCACGGCATCCGCATGGGCAGCGCCGACATCTACCAGGCGGTGGAACAGCTTCCGGAAATCGCCGACGCCCTGGTCATCGGCGCCGAGCAACCCGACGGCGGCTACTGGATGCCTCTGTTCGTCGTTCTCGCCGAGGGCACCACCCTCACCGACGACCTGACCGCCCGGATCCGCGCGATCATCCGCACCCGAACTTCTCCACGCCACGTACCCGACGAGATCATCCCCGCCCCCGGCATCCCCCGAACCCGCACCGGCAAGAAGCTGGAAGTCCCCATCAAAAAGATCCTGCAGGGCGCCGATCCCACAACCGTCGTGGACCCCAGCGCCGTAGACCACCCCGGCTTGCTCGCTTGGTATGCCCGATTCGCCTGA
- a CDS encoding 3-hydroxybutyrate dehydrogenase yields the protein MSDLAGRKALVTGGASGIGAACVRELAARGAEVTVADIDGVAAKALAHEIGGHAWSVDLLEVDALTELRLATDILVNNAGVQSVSPIEDFAPDRFRTMQTLMVEAPFLLIRAALPHMYAQGFGRIVNISSVHGIRASPFKVAYVTAKHGLEGLSKVTALEGGPHGVTSNCVSPGYVRTPLVDKQIADQAAAHGIPAQEVLEKVLLTESAIKRLIEPHEVAALVGWLVSETAGMVTGSSYVMDGGWSAR from the coding sequence ATGAGCGATCTCGCCGGACGTAAGGCACTGGTCACCGGCGGGGCGAGCGGCATCGGCGCCGCGTGTGTGCGCGAGCTCGCCGCGCGCGGGGCCGAGGTCACCGTCGCCGACATCGACGGAGTCGCCGCGAAGGCCCTCGCGCACGAGATCGGCGGGCACGCCTGGAGCGTCGATCTGCTCGAGGTCGACGCGTTGACCGAATTGCGGCTCGCGACCGACATTCTGGTCAACAACGCGGGCGTGCAAAGCGTGAGCCCCATCGAGGATTTCGCGCCCGACCGGTTCCGCACCATGCAGACACTGATGGTCGAAGCGCCGTTCCTGCTGATCCGCGCCGCCCTCCCGCACATGTACGCGCAAGGTTTCGGCCGGATCGTGAACATCTCCTCGGTGCACGGGATCCGCGCCTCCCCGTTCAAAGTCGCGTACGTGACGGCCAAACACGGACTGGAGGGGCTGTCGAAGGTGACCGCGCTCGAAGGCGGCCCGCACGGGGTCACCAGCAATTGCGTCAGCCCCGGATATGTGCGAACCCCGTTGGTGGACAAGCAGATCGCCGATCAGGCAGCCGCGCACGGCATCCCGGCGCAGGAGGTGCTCGAGAAGGTTCTGCTCACCGAGAGCGCGATCAAACGGCTGATCGAGCCGCACGAGGTCGCGGCACTGGTCGGTTGGCTCGTCTCCGAGACCGCGGGCATGGTCACCGGCTCGTCCTATGTCATGGACGGAGGGTGGAGCGCCCGATGA
- a CDS encoding MFS transporter, producing MSVRNAIRPTGDEPDEAPTGLRRVVAASMAGTVVEWYEFFLYGTAATLVFSKVFFSKETSDLDAILAAFVTYAVGFAARPLGGIVFGYFGDRYGRKQLLQVSLVLVGAATFLMGCLPTFAQIGYWAPAMLVILRFVQGFAIGGEWGGAVLLVAEHSPSRSRGFWSSWPQAGVPAGNLLATIVLLVLTSTLSDAAFLSWGWRVAFWLSAVVVLVGYYVRTKVTDAPIFVAAQQSMDQAKAAAFSPFEVLRTYPRGVFTAMGLRFGENIMYYLVVTFSITYLKVHVHADTTTILWWLLIAHAVHMAVIPVAGRLGDRLGRRPVYLAGAVAAATWGFFAFPMMDSGNSVIILSAIIIGLVFHGFMYAGQPAIMAEMFPTRMRYSGVSLGYQVTSIVAGSLAPIIAVKLLDEFGSSVPIAWYLAFAAAVTVIAVVCAKETRGIDLESVDLADASATKGIAA from the coding sequence ATGAGCGTGCGGAACGCGATACGACCGACCGGCGACGAGCCGGACGAAGCCCCCACCGGACTGCGGCGGGTCGTGGCCGCCTCGATGGCGGGCACCGTCGTCGAATGGTACGAGTTCTTCCTCTACGGCACCGCCGCGACCCTGGTGTTCAGCAAGGTGTTCTTCTCCAAGGAAACCAGCGATCTCGACGCGATCCTGGCCGCCTTCGTCACCTACGCCGTCGGTTTCGCGGCCCGCCCGCTCGGCGGCATCGTCTTCGGCTACTTCGGTGACCGATACGGTCGCAAGCAGTTGTTGCAGGTGAGTTTGGTGCTCGTCGGCGCGGCGACCTTCCTGATGGGCTGTCTGCCGACCTTCGCCCAAATCGGGTACTGGGCACCGGCGATGCTGGTGATCCTGCGCTTCGTCCAGGGTTTCGCGATCGGCGGCGAATGGGGCGGCGCGGTGCTGCTGGTCGCCGAACACAGCCCGAGTCGCAGTCGCGGCTTCTGGTCGAGCTGGCCGCAGGCCGGTGTGCCCGCGGGCAATCTGCTCGCCACGATCGTGCTGCTGGTGCTGACTTCGACCCTGTCGGACGCGGCGTTCCTGAGCTGGGGCTGGCGCGTGGCGTTCTGGCTGTCGGCGGTGGTGGTGCTGGTCGGCTACTACGTGCGCACCAAGGTGACCGACGCCCCGATCTTCGTGGCCGCCCAGCAGTCGATGGACCAGGCCAAGGCCGCCGCGTTCAGCCCCTTCGAGGTGCTGCGCACGTACCCGCGCGGAGTGTTCACCGCGATGGGTCTGCGCTTCGGCGAGAACATCATGTACTACCTGGTCGTCACGTTCTCGATCACCTATCTCAAGGTCCACGTGCATGCCGACACCACCACGATTCTGTGGTGGCTGCTCATCGCCCACGCCGTGCACATGGCGGTGATTCCGGTGGCGGGCAGGCTCGGTGACCGCCTCGGCCGCCGCCCGGTCTACCTCGCCGGTGCCGTCGCCGCGGCCACCTGGGGCTTCTTCGCCTTCCCGATGATGGACAGCGGCAACAGCGTGATCATCCTGTCCGCCATCATCATCGGGCTGGTGTTCCACGGATTCATGTACGCCGGTCAGCCCGCGATCATGGCCGAGATGTTCCCGACCCGGATGCGCTACTCGGGTGTGTCGCTGGGCTACCAGGTCACCTCGATCGTGGCGGGCTCATTGGCGCCGATCATCGCGGTCAAACTGCTCGACGAGTTCGGTTCGTCGGTCCCGATCGCCTGGTATCTGGCGTTCGCGGCGGCCGTCACCGTGATCGCGGTCGTGTGCGCGAAGGAGACCCGCGGCATCGACCTGGAATCTGTCGACCTCGCGGACGCCTCTGCCACGAAAGGAATTGCCGCATGA
- a CDS encoding LysR family transcriptional regulator — translation MASFAAAICETAHVTHSSSSSGRRPSADDLLVLLAVGRSGRYITAADELGINHTTISRRIAALEHAMGGRVLTRVTGGWELTDLGREALAAAEAVEAAVRSLGSTAGERTLEGVVRISATDGFSAYLAPPSAVRVQRRHPGVAVDIIAATRRASTQRTGLDIEVVVGKPQVHRAEAIELGDYCLRLYASRDYLAEHGVPTTITELTRHPLVYFIESILQVDDLDLALAFAPTLRRSVSSTNVFVHVEATRAAAGIGLLPCFMADRHPDLVRILPDEVRVQLTYWLVARAETLRRPEVAAVVEALRATVRERRAELLGDRAPLPEQRQVDGRGAE, via the coding sequence ATGGCCAGTTTCGCAGCAGCAATCTGCGAAACTGCACACGTGACCCATTCTTCGTCGTCTTCGGGGCGCAGGCCGAGCGCTGATGATTTGCTGGTGCTGCTCGCGGTCGGGCGGTCGGGGCGCTACATCACCGCTGCCGACGAGCTCGGCATCAACCACACGACGATCTCGCGCCGCATCGCCGCCCTCGAACACGCCATGGGTGGACGGGTGCTGACTCGCGTCACCGGCGGCTGGGAGCTCACCGACCTGGGCCGCGAGGCATTGGCGGCGGCCGAAGCCGTCGAGGCGGCCGTCCGATCGCTCGGCTCGACCGCCGGCGAACGCACACTCGAAGGTGTGGTGCGGATTTCGGCCACCGACGGTTTCAGCGCCTACCTCGCGCCACCGTCGGCGGTGCGCGTACAGCGCAGGCATCCCGGCGTCGCCGTGGACATCATCGCCGCGACCCGTCGAGCATCCACCCAGCGAACCGGCCTCGACATCGAAGTGGTGGTCGGCAAACCGCAGGTCCACCGCGCCGAGGCGATCGAACTAGGCGACTACTGCCTTCGCCTCTACGCCTCCCGTGACTACCTCGCCGAACACGGCGTCCCGACCACCATCACCGAACTCACCCGCCACCCACTGGTCTACTTCATCGAATCCATCCTCCAGGTCGACGACCTCGACCTGGCCCTCGCCTTCGCTCCCACCTTGCGCCGGTCCGTTTCCTCGACCAACGTCTTCGTCCACGTGGAAGCCACCCGGGCCGCCGCGGGGATCGGCCTACTCCCCTGCTTCATGGCCGACCGTCATCCCGACCTCGTCCGGATCCTGCCCGACGAGGTCCGCGTCCAACTCACCTACTGGCTCGTCGCCCGGGCCGAAACTCTGCGACGCCCCGAAGTCGCGGCGGTCGTGGAGGCATTGCGCGCTACGGTCCGCGAACGTCGTGCGGAGCTACTCGGCGACCGCGCGCCCTTGCCGGAACAACGGCAAGTCGACGGTCGCGGCGCCGAGTAG